In one window of Candidatus Bathyarchaeia archaeon DNA:
- a CDS encoding arginine decarboxylase, pyruvoyl-dependent, translating to MSMIPTKMFFTKGVGAHKDRLASFELALRKAGIEKCNLVCVSSIFPPGCKIIPREEGLKLLKPGQITYVVMARNETNEPNRLISAAIGLALPKDNDGYGYLAEHHSFGETAKKAGEYAEDIAATMLAMTLGIEFDPETAWDERKKVYKASGKIFKTTHICQSAKGDKNGLWTTVIAAAVFLP from the coding sequence ATGAGCATGATTCCAACCAAAATGTTCTTTACTAAGGGCGTCGGCGCACATAAAGATAGACTTGCTTCCTTCGAGTTAGCGTTAAGAAAGGCTGGAATAGAGAAGTGTAACTTAGTTTGCGTTTCAAGCATCTTCCCGCCAGGCTGCAAGATAATTCCCAGAGAGGAGGGTCTTAAGTTACTTAAGCCCGGACAAATAACATATGTTGTCATGGCTCGAAATGAAACTAATGAACCTAATCGGCTCATTTCAGCAGCTATAGGGTTAGCCTTGCCAAAAGATAATGATGGCTATGGTTATTTGGCTGAGCATCATTCTTTTGGTGAAACTGCTAAAAAAGCTGGTGAATACGCTGAGGATATTGCTGCAACAATGCTTGCGATGACCCTCGGCATAGAATTTGATCCGGAGACGGCATGGGATGAGAGAAAGAAAGTGTATAAGGCTAGCGGTAAGATTTTTAAGACAACCCATATATGCCAATCAGCTAAGGGAGATAAAAATGGATTATGGACGACGGTTATTGCCGCAGCAGTCTTCTTACCATAA
- a CDS encoding DUF120 domain-containing protein has product MSKIKRSLMTDKENSKDFFMLYKLAEIGAYNQTIKISTTTLAKEIGLSQQSTSRYLINLERKGLIQRIATREGSYIRISKAGEDYLKKIYFGLSAIFEGKPRSIVIEGRVFSGLGEGAYYVSKEAYRKQFIEKLGFDPYPGTLNLKIVGEQNAKLRAELDAYSGIEIEGFRDENRTYGPVKCFHAIINGKEKGAVVFALRSHYNKNVLEIIAPVYLREQLRLKDGDKVKVEILL; this is encoded by the coding sequence ATGAGCAAAATTAAGAGGTCATTAATGACTGACAAGGAAAACTCAAAAGATTTTTTCATGCTCTATAAATTAGCTGAAATAGGGGCATATAATCAGACGATAAAGATTTCAACAACAACCCTTGCAAAAGAGATTGGATTATCCCAGCAAAGTACCTCCAGATATTTAATCAATTTGGAACGAAAGGGATTAATACAGCGAATTGCAACTAGAGAGGGAAGTTATATCAGAATTTCTAAGGCAGGAGAAGACTATCTTAAAAAAATTTATTTCGGTTTAAGTGCGATCTTTGAGGGAAAACCGCGCTCAATAGTTATTGAGGGAAGAGTTTTCAGCGGTCTTGGAGAAGGCGCCTACTATGTTTCTAAAGAAGCATATAGGAAGCAATTTATTGAGAAACTAGGTTTTGATCCATATCCGGGAACACTTAATCTGAAAATAGTTGGTGAGCAAAATGCCAAATTAAGGGCGGAGCTGGACGCTTATTCAGGGATAGAAATTGAGGGATTTAGAGATGAGAATAGAACTTATGGACCTGTTAAATGCTTTCATGCCATAATAAACGGAAAGGAGAAGGGGGCTGTTGTTTTTGCCCTTAGAAGTCATTATAACAAAAATGTTTTAGAGATTATAGCTCCGGTATATTTGAGGGAGCAATTGAGACTTAAGGATGGAGATAAAGTTAAAGTGGAAATACTTCTCTAA
- the pheA gene encoding prephenate dehydratase, with amino-acid sequence MDIKGIKRSRDPLKVAFQGEIGAYSESAIYEFFGSYVQPIPCKRFSDVFRSVEDNEVDFGVVPIENSIEGSVTQVYDLFLEYDLKVCGEIVLKIVHCLIANPGTKLESVRVIFSHPQALGQCRNFLERLNCELISTYDTAGSVKMIKEKNMVDAAAVASERAAKIYNMSILAKDISDNPNNYTRFFVLSKSDAPPTGNDKTSIIFSTRHVPGALYRALGEFALRGINLTKIESRPTRQRPWEYNFYLDFEGHRTEARCAEALEGLKSNALFVKILGSYPKAPEINNAHLTL; translated from the coding sequence ATGGATATTAAAGGAATTAAAAGATCTAGAGATCCGCTGAAAGTTGCCTTTCAGGGTGAAATAGGTGCGTATAGTGAAAGTGCAATCTATGAATTTTTCGGCTCGTACGTTCAACCTATTCCATGTAAACGTTTCTCGGATGTTTTTAGGAGCGTCGAAGATAATGAGGTGGACTTTGGTGTTGTTCCTATAGAGAATTCTATTGAGGGAAGCGTGACGCAGGTTTACGATCTATTCTTAGAGTATGATCTTAAGGTCTGTGGTGAAATTGTCCTGAAAATAGTTCACTGCTTAATAGCGAACCCTGGTACAAAATTGGAATCGGTGAGAGTCATTTTTTCACATCCACAAGCACTTGGGCAGTGTAGAAACTTCCTTGAGAGATTAAATTGTGAGCTGATATCCACGTATGATACTGCTGGAAGCGTTAAGATGATCAAAGAGAAGAATATGGTTGATGCTGCTGCAGTAGCCAGCGAAAGGGCTGCAAAAATATATAATATGAGTATTCTCGCTAAAGATATATCGGACAACCCAAATAATTATACACGCTTCTTTGTTCTATCAAAATCTGATGCGCCACCAACTGGTAATGATAAAACTTCAATAATATTTTCAACAAGGCATGTTCCAGGGGCACTTTATAGGGCTCTGGGAGAGTTCGCTTTGAGAGGCATAAATCTGACAAAAATTGAATCTAGACCAACTAGACAGAGACCCTGGGAATACAATTTCTACCTAGATTTTGAAGGGCATAGAACCGAAGCTAGATGCGCTGAAGCCCTAGAAGGGTTAAAGTCTAATGCTCTCTTCGTTAAAATTTTAGGCTCCTATCCAAAAGCGCCAGAAATAAATAATGCCCATCTAACACTTTAG
- a CDS encoding FGGY-family carbohydrate kinase: MAEGNFLIGTDIGTFGTKTVLVDAEGKILAEAFQETDIISPRPLWAEQWPQVWLDAVCNTIREVLAKSKVDPSEIGGLSISGLYSGSGIPCDENMEPIRPCLIWMDRRAVEEVEWVRKNIGEEEIFKITGNTIDTYFGFTKMLWLKFKEPKTWEKTRQLMTINGYCVYRLTGVVCIDYSSAGNYGGIFDIHKRDWSEKLMDEMGIPRSFFPEKIVEAKTIVGEITEEGSKLCGLKKGTPVCAGGIDAPVAALSLGCIDEGEHSAMVGTSTCWSVIQDELRLTPKLVNYPHVAYDTRKLYTFGGSATSGGMLRWFRDQFGQIEVSLGKQIGLSPYKILDMEAEKVPPGSEGLIILPYFMGERTPIWDPYSKGLIIGLTLTHTRAHIFRALMEGAAYALRHNNDTARAANIPLKPRMGIVDGGAKSPLWRKIFADVTKFPLVYVAEHPGTPLGDALLSGVGTGVLKGYEVIRDWIKAAGIQEPDPETSKIYDKYYELYLKLYERVKEFYRELYNLV; encoded by the coding sequence TTGGCTGAGGGGAATTTTCTTATAGGTACCGATATTGGAACCTTTGGTACTAAAACGGTGCTTGTTGACGCTGAAGGGAAAATATTAGCCGAGGCTTTTCAGGAAACTGATATTATATCTCCGAGGCCTCTTTGGGCTGAACAGTGGCCTCAAGTTTGGCTTGACGCGGTATGTAATACTATTCGGGAGGTTCTCGCTAAATCTAAGGTTGATCCCTCGGAGATAGGTGGATTATCTATTAGTGGGCTTTACAGTGGTTCCGGTATACCTTGTGATGAGAATATGGAGCCTATAAGGCCTTGTCTTATATGGATGGATAGAAGGGCTGTTGAGGAGGTTGAATGGGTTAGGAAGAATATAGGTGAGGAGGAGATCTTTAAGATTACTGGCAACACAATAGACACGTACTTTGGTTTCACTAAAATGCTTTGGCTCAAGTTTAAAGAGCCTAAGACGTGGGAAAAGACGAGGCAGCTTATGACAATTAATGGTTACTGTGTATATCGATTAACTGGCGTAGTTTGCATAGATTATTCTTCAGCTGGAAATTACGGTGGAATATTTGATATACATAAGAGAGATTGGTCTGAAAAGCTAATGGATGAAATGGGTATACCCAGAAGCTTCTTCCCAGAAAAAATTGTTGAGGCAAAAACAATTGTAGGGGAAATAACTGAGGAGGGAAGTAAGCTATGTGGGCTAAAGAAGGGGACTCCAGTATGCGCTGGTGGCATAGATGCTCCTGTTGCAGCCCTAAGTCTTGGATGCATCGATGAAGGTGAACACTCAGCTATGGTTGGAACATCAACATGCTGGAGTGTAATTCAAGATGAGTTAAGATTAACTCCTAAATTGGTTAATTATCCACATGTGGCATATGATACACGAAAACTCTATACATTTGGTGGATCGGCGACATCCGGCGGTATGCTGAGATGGTTTAGGGATCAATTTGGACAGATTGAGGTATCACTTGGAAAGCAGATTGGATTAAGCCCATACAAAATTTTAGACATGGAAGCTGAGAAGGTTCCGCCTGGTTCAGAGGGTTTGATTATTCTACCATACTTCATGGGTGAGCGGACACCTATATGGGATCCATACTCAAAGGGGCTTATAATAGGCTTAACATTAACCCATACAAGAGCTCATATATTTAGGGCGCTAATGGAGGGAGCTGCTTACGCTTTACGGCACAATAATGATACGGCTAGAGCTGCTAATATTCCATTAAAGCCTAGAATGGGTATAGTGGACGGCGGAGCCAAATCTCCACTCTGGAGGAAGATATTTGCTGATGTAACAAAGTTCCCGCTTGTGTATGTTGCTGAGCATCCTGGAACGCCACTTGGAGATGCGCTCTTAAGCGGTGTCGGAACAGGTGTTCTTAAGGGTTATGAGGTTATAAGGGACTGGATTAAAGCGGCTGGTATACAGGAGCCCGATCCGGAGACATCTAAGATTTACGATAAATACTATGAATTGTACTTAAAGCTCTATGAGAGAGTTAAAGAATTCTATAGAGAGCTTTATAATCTCGTTTAA
- a CDS encoding amidohydrolase, whose protein sequence is MDLVIFGGTIITMGNKGIVRNGAIVVEDNIIVDIGKSDEIKHKYPRYEKIDAGGKVVMPGLINTHQHAAMSLLRGYADDYPLKEWLERWVWPLERHMTGYDIYVGALLTAVESVMSGTTTINTMYHYAEDYNEAMALAEVGLRGVVGHVCFSWRKEQDVKALEDSARRWHKGANGRIRVSVDPHAPYTVDPEYMRELRAITRELNEKYASTDAPIMWHIHLAETEDEAQKIKDSFGISISNGVVDYVDSLGVLGGDVIAAHCVHLTPRDIEILSLRGVKVAHNPISNMKLASGVSPVPKLLRAGVTVALGTDSPCSNNSADMFEVMKFAALIHKGVNRDPTLLPAETVLGMATIDGAKALLWDREIGSIEIGKKADIIIADFQRPHLWPLYSEISHIVYAAKASDVEMVMVDGRIIMENRELKTVRIEKVMEKARKVQERLLECVSAR, encoded by the coding sequence ATGGATCTCGTAATATTTGGCGGGACAATTATTACAATGGGAAATAAGGGTATTGTACGTAATGGCGCTATCGTGGTGGAGGATAATATTATAGTTGATATTGGGAAGAGTGATGAAATTAAGCATAAGTATCCAAGGTATGAGAAGATCGATGCAGGCGGGAAGGTTGTGATGCCCGGACTTATCAATACGCATCAACATGCGGCTATGAGCCTACTGAGAGGGTATGCCGACGATTATCCTCTTAAGGAGTGGCTTGAGAGGTGGGTTTGGCCCTTAGAGAGACATATGACTGGCTATGATATCTATGTTGGCGCGCTTCTGACTGCTGTTGAATCAGTTATGAGTGGAACAACAACTATTAATACAATGTACCATTACGCTGAGGATTATAATGAGGCTATGGCTCTAGCCGAAGTTGGATTACGTGGAGTTGTTGGACATGTATGCTTCTCATGGCGCAAGGAGCAGGACGTAAAAGCCCTAGAGGATTCCGCAAGAAGATGGCATAAGGGAGCTAATGGGAGAATACGTGTTAGTGTTGACCCCCACGCCCCATACACTGTTGATCCAGAGTACATGAGGGAGCTAAGAGCCATAACACGTGAATTAAATGAGAAATACGCTTCAACAGATGCTCCGATAATGTGGCACATACATTTAGCTGAAACTGAAGATGAAGCGCAGAAGATTAAGGACTCATTTGGCATCTCCATATCTAATGGCGTCGTAGATTATGTAGATTCGTTGGGCGTCTTAGGCGGAGACGTTATTGCAGCACACTGCGTCCACCTAACGCCAAGGGACATAGAGATCTTAAGCCTGAGGGGAGTTAAGGTTGCCCACAACCCCATCTCAAACATGAAACTGGCTTCCGGAGTTAGTCCCGTTCCTAAACTTTTGAGGGCTGGTGTAACGGTAGCTCTTGGAACAGATAGTCCCTGCTCAAATAATTCAGCGGACATGTTTGAGGTTATGAAGTTTGCCGCGCTCATACATAAAGGCGTTAATAGGGATCCAACTTTACTACCAGCTGAAACTGTTCTTGGGATGGCGACGATCGACGGTGCTAAAGCTCTCCTATGGGATAGGGAAATAGGATCCATTGAGATAGGCAAAAAAGCCGACATAATCATAGCTGACTTTCAGAGACCACATTTATGGCCACTCTACAGCGAGATAAGCCACATAGTTTATGCTGCCAAGGCATCGGATGTTGAGATGGTTATGGTTGATGGACGTATAATCATGGAGAACAGAGAGCTAAAAACTGTTAGGATTGAGAAGGTTATGGAGAAAGCTAGGAAAGTTCAAGAGAGACTGCTTGAATGCGTAAGTGCGAGATAA
- a CDS encoding DUF4184 family protein has translation MPLTPLHYPLVYLIYKVDRKLVLPGLIVGSMFPDIEVPILLIIFGFEGRSRLVLHSLIGAATVGTLVSLAVTIYFYPLLISAFFPLKLNKIREKCRFSYSLVASCLLGNISHILLDYINHDYNPLFWPLITPSEISSSPICYFLGGTGRTTLIIQTILVAILIIIFVSKRDKIWEKLLIGDDL, from the coding sequence TTGCCTTTGACGCCGCTTCATTATCCTTTAGTCTACCTTATTTATAAGGTTGATAGGAAACTTGTTTTGCCGGGTTTAATTGTAGGTTCAATGTTTCCAGACATTGAAGTCCCAATTCTATTGATTATTTTTGGATTCGAAGGAAGGTCTAGACTCGTACTTCATAGCTTAATTGGGGCGGCAACTGTTGGAACCCTAGTTTCTTTGGCAGTAACAATTTATTTTTATCCTCTTTTAATCAGCGCATTTTTCCCTCTTAAACTAAATAAAATTAGAGAGAAATGTAGATTTTCGTACTCACTTGTTGCATCATGTCTGCTTGGCAACATCTCTCACATATTATTGGATTATATAAATCACGATTATAACCCACTATTCTGGCCGCTTATAACACCAAGTGAAATTTCATCAAGTCCGATATGCTATTTTCTAGGAGGGACGGGGAGGACCACCTTAATAATTCAAACAATATTAGTCGCCATTCTCATAATTATATTTGTAAGTAAACGTGATAAAATTTGGGAGAAACTCTTAATTGGCGACGATCTTTAG
- a CDS encoding RNA-binding domain-containing protein, with protein sequence MKSKISYIDVSFFAHATEDQNKVLKAVRNILPSKYVDKISFSKSNLKGEYGNPIIFFKTQIREPEIAESLLANISSNLPTVDKEDLLKHLDLHLNGGSLYIRLNKQEAFKGKLRLCRADPIRIHIKFKASKFEEIRELCQVIGLLP encoded by the coding sequence ATGAAGAGTAAAATATCTTATATAGATGTGAGCTTCTTTGCCCATGCAACCGAAGATCAAAATAAAGTTCTCAAAGCCGTTAGAAATATTCTTCCCTCCAAATATGTCGATAAAATATCTTTTAGCAAAAGCAATTTGAAGGGGGAGTATGGAAACCCAATAATATTCTTTAAAACCCAGATAAGGGAACCTGAAATAGCAGAGTCTTTGTTAGCTAACATATCATCAAATCTTCCGACAGTTGACAAAGAAGATTTGCTTAAACACTTAGACCTACACTTAAATGGCGGAAGTCTATACATTAGACTCAATAAGCAGGAAGCGTTCAAAGGTAAACTTAGACTCTGCAGAGCTGACCCAATAAGGATACACATAAAATTTAAAGCATCAAAGTTTGAAGAGATTAGAGAATTATGTCAAGTAATCGGATTATTGCCATGA
- a CDS encoding class II aldolase/adducin family protein, translating to MSEEAKLREELCKIGRRLYERHLTSGAGGSISARTSKSEILIKPSGFSLADMMPEHIVKLNLKGEVLEGKYPPSTDAPWHLMIYEMRSDVNAIVHAHPPICGGFACAGVSLNIPTFTEVIIQIGRIPLMEYATPTTMEYARKVAESLKDVNALLMKNHGIITLGANLEQAFQRAELLEDFARMVLIAKILGGPILLSEEEVYKLRTLESEKWRMKIVEELYK from the coding sequence TTGAGTGAGGAAGCAAAATTACGTGAAGAGCTCTGCAAAATTGGAAGAAGACTCTATGAGAGGCATTTAACTAGCGGTGCTGGTGGAAGCATAAGTGCTAGAACATCTAAAAGTGAGATTTTAATTAAGCCAAGCGGTTTCTCCTTGGCTGATATGATGCCGGAACACATCGTTAAACTGAACTTGAAGGGCGAGGTTCTTGAAGGGAAATATCCTCCCTCCACGGATGCGCCTTGGCATCTCATGATTTATGAAATGAGATCCGATGTTAATGCAATAGTTCATGCTCATCCACCAATATGTGGTGGTTTTGCATGCGCTGGGGTTTCACTAAATATACCGACATTCACCGAGGTTATAATACAAATTGGTAGAATTCCCCTTATGGAATATGCGACGCCAACAACTATGGAGTATGCTAGGAAGGTTGCTGAATCATTAAAAGATGTAAATGCTCTACTAATGAAGAATCATGGAATAATAACTTTAGGAGCAAATCTTGAGCAAGCATTCCAGAGAGCCGAGCTCCTAGAAGACTTCGCTAGAATGGTGTTAATAGCAAAGATTTTAGGTGGACCAATATTGCTTTCTGAGGAAGAAGTATATAAGCTTAGAACTCTTGAAAGTGAGAAATGGAGAATGAAGATCGTAGAGGAACTATATAAGTGA
- a CDS encoding Rpp14/Pop5 family protein, producing MLERVRRRYILVKINSDQIPKDRDFQSALLSSIIRLFGEYGASQTDVSLVKYDRKMKYAIVRCSHKALPMVQAAIAAITKIGEHETSAHTILVSGTLKALKRKINAISMSEKE from the coding sequence TTGTTAGAGAGAGTTAGACGACGTTATATTCTAGTGAAGATTAATAGTGACCAGATCCCCAAGGATAGGGACTTTCAAAGTGCTTTATTATCCAGCATTATTCGCTTATTTGGTGAGTATGGTGCTAGCCAAACAGATGTATCTCTGGTTAAGTATGATCGGAAGATGAAGTACGCTATTGTACGCTGCTCTCATAAGGCTTTACCCATGGTTCAAGCAGCAATAGCGGCTATAACTAAAATCGGAGAACATGAGACTTCTGCGCATACCATTCTTGTTTCAGGAACATTAAAGGCTTTAAAGAGAAAGATTAATGCAATATCCATGAGTGAAAAAGAATAA
- a CDS encoding ribosomal protein L13e produces MIKAIVYRGMRRRAGKGFSKEELKAVNLSFKEALKLGLPINARRRTVHKENIESLKNYLTQLYKEGLKESR; encoded by the coding sequence ATGATTAAAGCTATAGTTTATAGAGGAATGAGGAGGCGGGCCGGTAAAGGTTTCAGTAAAGAAGAGCTTAAGGCTGTTAACTTAAGCTTTAAAGAAGCATTGAAATTAGGGCTTCCGATAAATGCTAGAAGAAGAACAGTACATAAGGAGAACATCGAGAGCTTAAAGAACTATTTAACTCAATTATATAAAGAAGGCTTAAAAGAGAGTAGGTAG
- a CDS encoding AIR synthase related protein — translation METKYAESGVDVRKRGIEYFRKVLSNLFPNAFCVINEDPDFSGYGLVTHTDGVGSKPVQAYLHWKETGDINWFKGLAQDALAMNLDDIICVGASPINFVDYISLNPLKVDKTGVLKALSAGFKESIDVLSSLGVKILFSGGETADLPDQLRTLDLAATMNGRVNLSKVLDGGKIEPKDLIIGLRSGGRTIYERKDNSGIMCNGLTLARLCLMHKIYQEKYPEICEPHGGKRSYYGRFRFDDYLDDLGMTVGEAILSPTRFYAPVVLKIMERFGTYISGLIHNTGGGQTKCLRIGRNIHYIKDDLFDPDPIFILIQRESGESWRAMFENYNMGVGFEVIVKPEAADDVISLSEKFNLGAKVIGRCEESDGENKLTIKSQYGKFQYK, via the coding sequence ATGGAAACAAAATATGCTGAGTCCGGTGTAGACGTTAGGAAGAGAGGTATAGAATATTTTAGGAAGGTTTTAAGCAATCTTTTCCCTAACGCTTTCTGCGTTATTAATGAAGATCCGGATTTTTCAGGATACGGATTAGTGACTCATACTGATGGTGTTGGTAGCAAACCAGTTCAAGCATACCTACATTGGAAGGAAACGGGGGATATAAATTGGTTTAAGGGTTTAGCGCAGGATGCGTTAGCTATGAACCTAGATGATATTATTTGTGTGGGGGCATCGCCAATAAATTTCGTGGATTATATATCTCTAAATCCGCTTAAGGTTGATAAAACTGGGGTTTTGAAGGCTTTAAGCGCTGGCTTTAAAGAGAGCATTGATGTTTTAAGCAGCTTAGGTGTAAAGATTCTCTTCTCTGGCGGTGAAACAGCTGACTTACCAGATCAGTTAAGGACACTTGATTTAGCGGCGACAATGAACGGACGTGTGAATTTATCTAAGGTTTTGGATGGTGGAAAAATCGAGCCAAAAGATTTAATTATAGGACTTAGGAGCGGTGGGAGAACGATTTATGAGCGGAAGGATAACAGCGGTATAATGTGTAATGGTTTAACTCTGGCGCGACTATGCCTAATGCATAAAATCTACCAAGAAAAGTATCCGGAAATATGTGAACCTCATGGAGGCAAAAGATCCTACTATGGCAGATTCAGGTTTGATGATTACTTGGATGATCTCGGTATGACAGTTGGTGAGGCGATACTTTCGCCAACAAGATTCTATGCGCCAGTTGTCCTAAAAATTATGGAGAGATTTGGCACGTATATTTCCGGGTTAATTCATAATACTGGCGGTGGACAGACAAAGTGTTTACGTATAGGCCGAAATATCCATTATATTAAGGATGATCTTTTTGATCCAGACCCAATCTTTATTCTAATACAGCGCGAATCAGGCGAATCCTGGAGGGCAATGTTTGAGAACTATAATATGGGCGTTGGTTTCGAAGTAATAGTGAAACCAGAAGCTGCCGATGATGTGATCAGCCTCTCTGAAAAATTTAATTTAGGGGCAAAGGTCATTGGAAGATGCGAAGAGAGCGATGGAGAGAACAAATTGACTATAAAGAGCCAGTATGGTAAATTTCAGTATAAGTAG
- a CDS encoding 50S ribosomal protein L15e, with product MAYKYMAEAWRKPSESYVEEIMRERVILWRKQPAVYRIDKPTRIDRARRLGYKDKPGYVIVRVRVRKSGFRKTRPRSGRRQKRMGVTKYKLTKSLRLIAEERAARKFPNLEVLNSYWVWEDGRYKWFEVIMVDRMLLPELKIGKGRGRVFRGLTSAGRKVRGLLSK from the coding sequence TTGGCATACAAGTACATGGCTGAGGCTTGGAGAAAACCGAGCGAATCCTATGTAGAGGAGATTATGCGTGAAAGAGTAATTTTGTGGCGAAAGCAGCCAGCAGTTTACAGAATTGATAAGCCAACGCGTATTGACAGGGCTAGGAGACTTGGATACAAGGATAAGCCTGGATACGTAATTGTGAGAGTTAGGGTTAGGAAAAGCGGGTTTAGAAAAACTAGACCTAGATCTGGAAGAAGGCAAAAGCGCATGGGTGTTACAAAGTATAAGCTGACAAAAAGTCTGAGACTTATAGCCGAGGAGAGAGCCGCAAGGAAGTTCCCGAATCTTGAGGTTCTCAATTCTTATTGGGTTTGGGAAGATGGACGCTACAAGTGGTTTGAGGTTATAATGGTGGATAGAATGCTTTTGCCGGAACTTAAAATTGGAAAGGGCAGAGGTAGAGTTTTTAGAGGATTAACAAGTGCTGGAAGAAAAGTTCGGGGATTACTCTCTAAATAA
- a CDS encoding RNase P subunit p30 family protein, giving the protein MSSNRIIAMKKSFIDLHLCPQINQIDKVKSLLEKSAELGYSAVGLTFQYDAKRDNMDQATRICRDLGLDPIVRADLAPKNARDLLDTLSKIRRKFEVIAVYCNTREVALQAAKDQRVDLLFFSQNDPRKHYFGVSEAKLASKKNAALEVNLSPLIYLDSYSRIRILSVLRREILIATKFGVPIILSSGASSPQMLRGPRDYVSLACLIGLDTYNAKRSLSDNPRSIVERNRRKLSQNYVCPGVYLVKRGEDC; this is encoded by the coding sequence ATGTCAAGTAATCGGATTATTGCCATGAAGAAGTCATTCATCGATCTTCACCTTTGTCCACAGATAAATCAAATAGATAAAGTAAAGTCGTTGTTGGAGAAATCCGCTGAATTAGGATATAGTGCTGTGGGATTAACATTTCAATATGATGCTAAAAGGGATAATATGGATCAGGCGACAAGAATCTGCAGAGATCTAGGTTTAGATCCAATTGTGAGAGCTGACTTAGCGCCCAAAAACGCTAGGGATCTCCTAGACACCCTAAGTAAAATTAGGAGAAAATTTGAGGTAATCGCTGTTTACTGCAACACTAGGGAGGTTGCTCTACAAGCCGCTAAAGATCAAAGAGTTGACCTACTCTTTTTCTCCCAAAATGATCCAAGAAAGCATTATTTCGGAGTCTCTGAAGCTAAGCTCGCTTCTAAGAAAAATGCGGCTTTAGAAGTTAATTTATCTCCGTTAATTTACCTAGATAGTTATTCCAGAATTAGAATTTTGAGCGTTCTTAGAAGGGAGATTTTGATAGCAACTAAATTTGGCGTGCCAATAATTCTATCAAGTGGAGCGAGCAGTCCACAAATGTTAAGAGGACCGAGAGATTATGTTTCCCTTGCTTGTTTGATAGGTTTAGATACGTATAATGCTAAGCGATCTCTTTCAGATAATCCAAGGAGCATAGTCGAACGCAACCGAAGAAAATTAAGTCAAAATTATGTATGTCCAGGGGTTTATTTGGTGAAGAGGGGTGAAGATTGTTAG